A segment of the Bacteriovorax sp. PP10 genome:
GGCCCAAAGTAAAATGCCCTTAATATGAACTTGGTCAAGACGAGTGATCTCCACTCCGTTTTGATACATCTTGATTCCACGTTGAGCACATAACACTGAACCAGCTGCAATATCCCAAATGTTTTTTGGACTTAAACTTAAAACGAAATCGCATCCACCGCTAGCAAGCAGCCCTAACTTAAAAGCAATACTTCCTCTTGGAGTAATTTCAATTTTAGGATCGAGATCAATAAAGTCTTTGAAGTATCCCTTCTCAAATTCTGAGCGAGATACCATTCCTAAAATTTTTTGAATTGATTTGTTATTAGAAGCAACAAAAGGAGTGTCGCTATCCAGGTTAAATCCACTGAATGGGTTATAGAGCCATCCATAGTTTTCCGGGTCAGAGAGTTCAGGAGATTTCATCAGTGCAAGTGAAACGGCACACTCAGCTCTTCCTTTGGCAAGCTCACGAGTTCCATCGATAGGATCGAGAATGGCGCTGGGAAAAATCAGCTGATCAAATTCTTCTTCGCTGAAAAAATTGTAATTTGTATACGTCGGATGCTTTTTTAATTTTTCTTTTAAAAGAGTTGAAACGAATAAATCAATTTCAGTCACGATGGTGTTGTCAGATTTCAAATTCACTTCAATACCTTTTGAAGCTTTCGGGCCAAATAAAATACTAAGTTTTTTTGTCAACTCAAGAATAACTTCAGTCTGAGTGATTTTCATATATTTCCACCTTGCATCATTGAAACTTTCTTACAATATTCAACTTAATTTAGTTGACTTGATTATTTTATCCACAAAAAGTGCCGAGTTATCCACAATTTGTTTTTATGCTGAGCAATTTCACCACAAATATTAAAATTTTTCTATTTCATTATTTTAAATAGTTAGGGGTGATATTCACAACTGTTTGTTACTTGTAAAACATATGTGGGAGATTTGCCACTGAAACACCGTAGTTATTCACAAAAAGTCAAAAAACTGTCACTCGGGTATTTAATAGCGAGATATAATGTAAGAATGATTTTTGAGAGTGAAAAGCTTACTGAGAACAAATGAATTGCTCCAGTAAGCACGATTGAAAATTTTCTTAAACCAGTTCGGTCTAAGTCTTAGTTGTTCTCAGTTGAGAGAACTTCTACGTCACCACAATTTGCAATTGAGAGCGCGAAGATTTCTTTCCCAGACTCGTTAGAGCTCATGAGATTAGTGAGAAGTTTCATAGTGCCGGTAGATGGGTCAACGAAGATAAATGGGGCTGCTTCTAGTTCAGTTCTGTTCAGGTTGTGCGTGCGTAGGAAGCTGTCATAGATTCCTTTAGTCATTCCTGTTCTAAACATTGCGACTCCACTGGAAAAGGACAATCACATCATTGTTATTGCCTTAAACAAATTGTATCACATCTAAAAATTAGAAATGTTAATTAACTGTTAAAAATCTTAATAAAGAGCTTCACTCGCCCTTCAAAATGGGAATCGAGCAAACAGATCAGGATGTAAATCACGTAAATCATGTTGCGTTTCGAGCGCAAACGGCTAATTGATTGAAAGATCAACTCCAGCGGAATCAGGCTCAAAAAGGCCAGGGCCCACATGGTTCCAAAGCCAGTTACCAGGGAATCATCCCAGAAAAGCGATAAAAGAATGAACATAAAATAGGAAAGAATAACAATGTTCAAACTCTGCTGCTCTATCTGAAAATCTTTCATGATTTTGATCTTTGATGAGTACGTTTTCACCAAGATTGCAATTAATCCAAAAAATGAAAGGATGAAGAAGGCCTTACGGTCAATCTCTCGTGCCACTACTCCTAGGAAAGAAAAATCTATCGAGTGAATCGACTCTAGCAGATCCATGTGAGTAAACAGATGTATCAAAGTTAAGATGATTCCAAAAAGCGCGTAACGAAGCAGCTGTCTTTTGTACCAGCTTGTTCTGTCTTTTAAGAAAAAGAAATACAAGAATCCAATCTGGAAGAATGCCAG
Coding sequences within it:
- a CDS encoding inositol monophosphatase family protein; this encodes MKITQTEVILELTKKLSILFGPKASKGIEVNLKSDNTIVTEIDLFVSTLLKEKLKKHPTYTNYNFFSEEEFDQLIFPSAILDPIDGTRELAKGRAECAVSLALMKSPELSDPENYGWLYNPFSGFNLDSDTPFVASNNKSIQKILGMVSRSEFEKGYFKDFIDLDPKIEITPRGSIAFKLGLLASGGCDFVLSLSPKNIWDIAAGSVLCAQRGIKMYQNGVEITRLDQVHIKGILLWAPEDTAHEVWAKIQK